A part of Candidatus Electrothrix aestuarii genomic DNA contains:
- the cas1 gene encoding CRISPR-associated endonuclease Cas1, whose translation MQEILPCFRPLLDLSWQTLRLELRNTRNTFARQHPLAVFAAICKEAAKRAGIAHHEYFYHPLEGPPDERIRKNTLYPLELVFPGSDNTIGPRFLSGLSEHLNNPRNNFALHSHAPARPRSLNDLLQENPLLNAQEICLDFITPLPFTPKERSQRHLIDRDIFFRKLEARIKRTFNLHLPGIEATWAGLRLLSCYWEYYERRRDSGSNQGKQYLNGTVGPLYLRGDISPVYPLLLLCSEISSGRRSSFGLGHYRLIHNRVFFESQLTDRTLFLGLRRDFLEQSDHETDIAGELLAPEQAEEEFHQALLDQRLNLGPAHHAGIPKKDGSLRSIAILPAEGHFIHFLLNTLLSPVLDKLFTDAVIGYRPHRSRNMAKKRIIEAFHEGFSYVLKADIASFFDQICWQNLEDKLDAVLPLADTRMRQLLRQCIRTQVAGPEGIIPRDKGLLQGSPLSPLLSNLYLDDFDEQLAAMGYRVVRYGDDFVIMLRSPTEGEVALADIRILLEPLGLSLQEEKTILQPLDMGFTFLGLEFGAMIDEEFVERTTLKKTLFVQEQYAFLGIDSQSIVIRKGKEVLARLPVHCISGIVLFGANTLSTRLLQRCSQEHIPVSFCSPAGLYVNTLKPDSRNFFHLLAEHSNQHAALSATEQVKIATELVTAKIENYLVWLQGRREPEARELLPKLEQTLIALSHCADLNEVLGHEGRATKLLFRAVNSLVQEEEGQTFFQARTRICHCRADPYNSLLDFASFLLFCKLNVLVRTRGLNPYLGILHSRQDSYESLVADLQELFRCRMDRMVLRLLNLRIIQARDFEEDTRGGVRLNRQASGRFLDYFERELSLRLTGEPGTLKQLLVAQVGVIAAWARDKKRLLWYNARSYEKE comes from the coding sequence ATGCAAGAAATCCTTCCCTGTTTCCGGCCCCTGCTTGATCTTTCCTGGCAAACTCTCCGTCTCGAACTGCGCAACACCCGCAACACCTTTGCCCGCCAGCACCCTCTGGCTGTGTTTGCCGCCATTTGCAAAGAGGCTGCCAAACGGGCAGGCATTGCACATCATGAATATTTTTATCACCCCTTGGAAGGACCGCCGGACGAGCGCATCCGCAAAAACACACTCTATCCCCTGGAACTGGTCTTCCCGGGCAGCGACAACACTATCGGCCCCCGCTTTCTCAGCGGACTCAGCGAACACCTGAATAATCCCCGCAACAACTTTGCCCTGCACAGTCATGCGCCTGCCCGCCCCCGCTCCCTGAATGATCTGCTCCAAGAAAATCCCCTGCTCAACGCACAGGAAATCTGCCTGGATTTCATCACGCCTTTGCCCTTTACCCCCAAAGAGCGGAGCCAGCGCCATCTCATTGACCGGGACATCTTTTTCCGCAAGCTGGAGGCCCGGATCAAACGGACCTTCAATCTGCACCTGCCCGGCATTGAGGCCACCTGGGCCGGGTTACGGTTGCTCTCCTGCTATTGGGAATACTATGAACGCCGACGGGATTCCGGCAGTAATCAGGGAAAACAATATCTGAACGGAACCGTCGGCCCTCTCTATCTCCGGGGCGACATCAGCCCTGTCTATCCCCTTCTCCTGCTCTGCTCAGAAATCAGTAGCGGCAGACGCAGCTCCTTTGGCCTGGGCCATTATCGGCTCATCCATAACCGTGTTTTTTTTGAGTCGCAGCTCACTGACCGCACCCTCTTTCTCGGCCTGCGCCGTGACTTCCTGGAACAGAGTGACCACGAGACCGATATTGCCGGTGAGCTGTTGGCTCCGGAACAGGCGGAAGAGGAATTCCATCAGGCCCTGCTGGATCAGCGCCTGAACCTCGGGCCAGCTCATCATGCCGGTATTCCGAAAAAGGACGGGAGCCTGCGCAGTATCGCCATCCTGCCAGCAGAAGGCCATTTCATTCATTTCCTGCTCAACACCCTGCTCAGCCCGGTCCTGGACAAATTATTCACCGACGCAGTCATTGGCTATCGACCGCACCGTTCCCGCAACATGGCCAAAAAACGGATCATTGAGGCATTTCACGAAGGATTCAGCTACGTGCTCAAAGCAGATATCGCCTCCTTTTTCGACCAGATCTGCTGGCAAAATCTGGAGGACAAGCTGGATGCCGTCCTGCCCCTTGCCGACACCCGGATGCGCCAGCTTCTGCGGCAATGCATACGAACCCAGGTTGCCGGACCGGAAGGCATCATCCCCCGTGACAAAGGCCTGCTCCAGGGCAGCCCGCTTTCCCCGCTGCTCTCCAATCTCTACCTGGATGATTTTGATGAGCAATTGGCTGCAATGGGCTATCGGGTTGTGCGCTATGGTGATGATTTCGTGATTATGCTCCGCTCCCCGACTGAAGGCGAGGTGGCACTGGCTGATATCCGCATCCTGCTGGAGCCGCTGGGGCTTTCCTTGCAGGAGGAAAAGACAATTCTCCAGCCGCTGGATATGGGTTTCACCTTTCTCGGCCTGGAATTCGGAGCCATGATAGACGAGGAGTTTGTTGAGCGCACCACCCTGAAAAAGACTCTTTTTGTGCAGGAGCAGTACGCCTTTCTCGGCATTGACAGCCAAAGCATTGTCATCAGAAAGGGAAAAGAGGTCCTGGCCCGCCTGCCTGTTCATTGTATCAGCGGCATTGTTCTGTTCGGTGCCAATACCCTGTCCACCCGCCTGCTGCAACGTTGCTCCCAAGAGCATATTCCGGTCTCCTTCTGCTCGCCTGCCGGTCTCTATGTCAATACTCTCAAACCGGATTCCCGTAATTTTTTCCATCTTCTTGCCGAGCACAGCAATCAGCATGCTGCCCTGTCCGCAACAGAACAGGTGAAAATCGCTACGGAGCTCGTGACCGCCAAAATAGAAAACTACCTGGTCTGGCTCCAGGGACGGCGGGAACCGGAGGCTCGGGAACTCCTCCCGAAACTGGAGCAGACCCTTATCGCCCTGAGCCATTGCGCAGATTTGAACGAGGTCCTGGGTCATGAAGGCAGGGCCACCAAACTGCTCTTCCGGGCAGTCAATTCCCTGGTGCAGGAGGAGGAAGGACAGACATTTTTCCAGGCCCGGACCAGGATCTGTCATTGCCGGGCTGATCCCTACAACTCCCTATTGGACTTTGCCTCCTTTCTTCTGTTCTGCAAACTGAACGTACTGGTGCGGACCAGAGGCCTGAACCCCTATCTCGGCATTCTCCATAGTCGACAGGACAGCTACGAATCCCTGGTTGCGGACCTCCAGGAGTTGTTCCGCTGCCGCATGGACAGGATGGTCTTGCGGTTGCTCAACCTCCGCATCATTCAGGCCAGGGATTTCGAGGAGGACACCCGTGGTGGTGTGCGCCTGAACCGGCAGGCATCAGGACGTTTTCTCGATTATTTCGAGCGCGAGCTCTCCCTGCGCCTGACCGGCGAACCCGGCACTCTGAAGCAGTTACTGGTGGCCCAGGTTGGAGTCATTGCTGCCTGGGCCCGGGACAAGAAGCGCCTGCTCTGGTATAATGCCCGTTCCTATGAAAAGGAATGA
- the cas2 gene encoding CRISPR-associated endonuclease Cas2: MSNFSRYVIAYDISNQRERNRVSKVLSGYGFRVQKSVFECSLSASGKAKLEEELEKLNLQSGFLQIYHLNKQAKRCEIGTAPPSPDSGYAFIV, encoded by the coding sequence ATGAGCAACTTCAGCCGATACGTGATCGCCTATGATATCAGCAACCAACGGGAACGGAACCGGGTCAGCAAGGTGCTGAGCGGATACGGCTTCCGGGTCCAGAAATCGGTCTTTGAATGCTCCCTCTCAGCAAGCGGCAAGGCAAAGCTGGAAGAGGAACTGGAAAAGCTGAACCTGCAAAGCGGCTTCCTCCAGATCTATCATCTCAACAAGCAGGCAAAACGTTGTGAAATCGGCACGGCCCCGCCTTCCCCGGACAGCGGCTATGCCTTTATCGTCTGA
- a CDS encoding metal ABC transporter permease translates to MTELLAALLDPDLPFLRYALITGLLASVSFGIIGTFVVVRRISYIAGAISHCVLAGIGGGLYLQNVVGIPWITPVRGAAIVALLAALILARVSKKTGQREDSIIGALWAGGMSIGFLFIAATPGYFDPMSYLFGNILLISKEDIYFVILLDLVILSVVGIFYNKLVALCFDEEYTQLRGVHTRWLYLLLLCLTALTIVLLVRIVGIIMVIALLTLPAAIAGNLASGIRQMMGLAVLLSSLFIVSGLGVSFSFDLPSGSVIILIATICYLLSLKITAKHRRKQEKTSCSDKYSQEKT, encoded by the coding sequence ATGACTGAACTCTTGGCCGCTCTCCTTGATCCTGACCTGCCCTTTCTGCGCTATGCCCTGATTACAGGCCTGCTTGCCTCTGTTTCCTTTGGTATTATCGGAACCTTTGTGGTGGTACGCCGAATCAGCTATATTGCCGGAGCTATTTCCCATTGCGTATTGGCCGGTATAGGGGGAGGCCTTTACCTCCAGAATGTAGTTGGTATCCCCTGGATCACCCCTGTCCGAGGCGCAGCCATTGTCGCCCTGCTCGCTGCATTAATTTTGGCTCGGGTAAGCAAAAAAACAGGACAACGGGAAGATTCCATTATTGGGGCGCTTTGGGCAGGCGGCATGTCCATAGGCTTTCTGTTTATCGCTGCGACCCCAGGCTATTTTGACCCCATGTCCTACCTCTTCGGTAATATCCTACTTATTAGTAAAGAGGACATCTATTTTGTTATCCTGCTGGATCTTGTTATCCTGTCCGTAGTCGGAATTTTTTACAATAAGCTGGTTGCGCTCTGTTTCGACGAGGAATACACCCAGCTCAGAGGGGTCCATACCCGCTGGCTCTACCTCCTGCTCCTCTGCCTGACCGCCTTGACCATAGTCCTGCTTGTCCGCATCGTCGGCATTATTATGGTAATAGCCCTGCTGACCCTACCCGCGGCCATTGCAGGCAACCTCGCTTCAGGTATCCGGCAAATGATGGGACTGGCTGTTCTTCTCTCTTCCCTGTTCATAGTAAGTGGCCTTGGAGTAAGCTTTTCTTTCGATCTACCCAGCGGTTCAGTTATTATTCTTATTGCGACGATCTGCTACTTACTGAGCCTCAAAATCACAGCAAAGCACCGAAGAAAACAGGAAAAAACAAGCTGTTCAGACAAATATAGCCAAGAAAAAACTTGA
- a CDS encoding ABC transporter ATP-binding protein, whose amino-acid sequence MADAAIQLRNLSYSYDDIRVLTDVHLDIFPGDSASIVGPNGGGKTTLIKLILGLISPDRGTVRVYGNTPEQERTRIGYVPQYARYDPSYPISVLEVVCMGRLGSTFSGRYTRHDKEVAQEALAAVNLAGLCKRSFSALSGGQRQRVLIARALAAEGDILILDEPTASLDSQSEEQLFSLLAELNKNMIILMVTHEIGVSPTFFQRIICVNNQVYVHPTSELTGELLRDMYGGDLRMIRHDHRCGTGGHEHD is encoded by the coding sequence ATGGCAGATGCCGCTATCCAGCTCAGGAACCTCAGCTATTCCTATGATGATATTCGGGTACTCACCGATGTTCATCTGGACATTTTTCCTGGGGACTCTGCCTCCATCGTCGGCCCAAATGGCGGTGGGAAAACAACCCTGATCAAGCTGATTCTCGGCCTGATCAGCCCGGACCGAGGAACGGTCCGGGTCTACGGCAATACACCTGAGCAGGAACGTACCCGGATAGGCTATGTCCCGCAGTATGCCCGCTACGATCCAAGTTATCCCATCTCGGTCCTGGAGGTGGTCTGCATGGGGCGGCTCGGGAGCACCTTCAGTGGTCGCTACACACGACATGACAAGGAAGTTGCCCAGGAGGCTCTGGCAGCGGTAAATCTGGCAGGTCTGTGCAAGCGCTCTTTTTCAGCCCTCTCAGGAGGCCAGCGACAGCGGGTCCTCATTGCCCGTGCTCTGGCGGCTGAAGGGGATATTCTCATTCTTGATGAACCCACAGCCAGCCTGGATAGCCAGTCCGAGGAGCAGCTGTTCTCTCTGCTTGCAGAACTGAATAAAAACATGATCATCCTTATGGTGACCCATGAAATAGGGGTTTCCCCTACCTTTTTCCAACGGATAATCTGCGTCAATAATCAAGTGTATGTCCACCCAACCAGCGAGTTGACCGGCGAACTGCTCCGCGATATGTACGGAGGCGACCTGCGCATGATCCGCCATGATCATCGCTGCGGCACCGGAGGGCATGAACATGACTGA
- a CDS encoding zinc ABC transporter substrate-binding protein, giving the protein MLIKTRTFTLTFLFLLVTVTLPAHAEPLPVFVSIAPQKWLVKQLGGDLVSTQVLLDKGQEPHTYQPSPDKMTALFRSRLYFTLGMPFEREIARKIKSNDAKSLQLIDITADIKRIAIAEHHHEEGKHEEHDKHRHEKIKHLEKNADPHVWLNPQNLEKMATVMTKALVAADQEHAPTYQQNFSILQEKLTLLHQEITQQLAPFQGATFFVFHPAFGYFAHAYGLHQEAVEIEGKAPSPKQLYALVKHAKADKIKVLFVQPQFDRRNAQTVAQAIKGKLAVLDPLAEDIELNLRRMAEAIQSALSTR; this is encoded by the coding sequence ATGCTTATAAAAACAAGAACCTTTACACTGACTTTTTTATTTCTTCTCGTAACCGTTACGCTTCCAGCCCACGCAGAGCCGCTGCCGGTTTTCGTTTCCATTGCCCCACAAAAATGGCTGGTCAAACAACTCGGCGGAGACCTTGTCAGTACCCAGGTTTTGTTGGACAAAGGCCAGGAACCGCACACCTACCAGCCAAGCCCGGACAAAATGACAGCTCTTTTTCGCTCCCGGCTCTACTTTACCCTTGGCATGCCCTTTGAGCGAGAAATCGCTCGAAAAATAAAAAGCAATGATGCAAAGAGCCTCCAGCTCATCGACATAACAGCGGACATCAAAAGGATCGCCATAGCAGAGCATCATCATGAAGAAGGAAAGCACGAAGAACATGACAAACACAGGCACGAAAAAATTAAGCATCTTGAAAAAAATGCAGATCCGCATGTCTGGCTCAACCCGCAAAATTTAGAGAAAATGGCGACTGTCATGACAAAAGCTCTGGTCGCAGCCGACCAGGAACATGCCCCCACCTACCAACAAAACTTCAGCATCCTGCAGGAAAAACTAACCCTGCTCCATCAGGAAATCACCCAGCAGCTTGCTCCGTTTCAGGGAGCAACATTCTTTGTTTTTCATCCCGCATTCGGCTATTTTGCCCATGCTTACGGGTTGCATCAGGAGGCGGTGGAGATCGAAGGAAAAGCCCCCTCCCCGAAACAGCTCTATGCCTTAGTCAAACATGCAAAGGCTGATAAAATTAAGGTCCTCTTTGTCCAACCCCAATTTGACCGAAGAAATGCCCAGACCGTTGCTCAGGCCATCAAGGGCAAGCTGGCGGTGCTGGATCCCTTAGCGGAAGATATCGAACTGAACCTCAGACGCATGGCCGAGGCCATACAGTCAGCCCTCTCCACCAGGTAA
- a CDS encoding type II toxin-antitoxin system VapB family antitoxin — protein sequence MRTTLNIDDALFEEARLLTGITEKTALVRNGLQALIARESSRRLARLGGSEPRLKNIPRRQPE from the coding sequence ATGCGAACAACATTAAATATTGATGACGCATTATTTGAAGAAGCCCGGCTTCTCACAGGTATTACAGAAAAAACCGCCCTTGTGCGCAACGGTCTTCAGGCACTGATCGCACGGGAAAGCAGTCGTCGTCTCGCCCGCCTCGGCGGGAGCGAACCAAGGCTGAAAAATATACCCCGGCGGCAGCCGGAGTAG
- a CDS encoding type II toxin-antitoxin system VapC family toxin, protein MILADTFVWIDHLRKTDDLLVSLLNSAQVAIHPFIIGELACGNLKNRTELLALLKRLPVVQPARQEEVLYFIEHNQLMGRGIGFIDAHLLASLALSSHTLLWTRDKRLALAAQQLGIAFNEN, encoded by the coding sequence ATGATTCTGGCGGATACATTCGTGTGGATCGACCACCTGCGCAAGACGGATGACCTGCTGGTGTCGCTGCTCAACTCCGCGCAAGTCGCCATTCATCCTTTTATCATCGGCGAACTGGCCTGCGGCAATCTCAAAAATCGAACCGAACTGCTCGCCCTGCTCAAAAGACTCCCGGTGGTTCAACCCGCCCGGCAGGAAGAAGTGCTGTATTTTATTGAACACAATCAGCTCATGGGCCGGGGCATCGGATTTATTGATGCCCATCTTCTCGCCTCTCTTGCCTTGAGCAGCCATACCCTGCTTTGGACACGCGACAAACGCCTCGCCCTTGCAGCTCAACAGCTCGGCATAGCGTTCAATGAAAATTGA